A part of Scophthalmus maximus strain ysfricsl-2021 chromosome 20, ASM2237912v1, whole genome shotgun sequence genomic DNA contains:
- the zgc:122979 gene encoding dnaJ homolog subfamily B member 5, whose protein sequence is MVLIWTQFGMKHKNVNVKCKVRVMHRGDSSGSSSAESTKSEQDTPCLAIKPTGKDFYKILGVSPESNEDEIKKAYRKMALKFHPDKNSDADAADRFKEIAEAYEILTDPKKRIIYDQFGEEGIKNGMSMSMAGRNNFHSECHANSFHGSDHFDIFFGNDLDGEDDLFNPFRRFTFSHVGQDGGLRRGQRRLQGEAVVRDLLVTLEDVMHGCTKHVKITRSRLNADGRSLRSEDKVLNVVVKKGWKAGTKITFPREGDETPNNTPADITFILRDKEHPQYKREGSNIVYTTKITLKEALCGCTVNVPTLDNRMMPLPCSDVIKPGAVRRLRGEGLPLPKSPSNRGDLVVKFQVLFPDRIPPQSREIIKHSLANC, encoded by the exons ATGGTTCTCATCTGGACCCAGTTCGGCATGAAGCACAAAAATGTCAACGTCAAGTGCAAAGTGCGCGTGATGCACCGGGGGGACAGCTCAGGCTCATCGTCAGCG GAAAGCACCAAGTCTGAGCAGGACACGCCCTGCCTGGCCATCAAACCCACGGGCAAGGACTTCTACAAGATCCTGGGCGTCTCCCCCGAATCCAACGAGGACGAGATCAAGAAGGCCTACAGGAAGATGGCCCTCAAGTTCCACCCGGACAAGAACAGCGATGCTGATGCGGCGGACCGGTTCAAGGAGATCGCAGAGGCCTACGAGATCCTGACTGACCCCAAGAAGAGAATCATATATGACCAGTTTGGAGAAGAAG gTATTAAAAATggaatgtcaatgtcaatggCAGGCCGCAATAATTTCCACAGTGAATGCCACGCCAACTCCTTCCATGGATCAGACCACTTTGACATCTTCTTTGGCAATGACCTCGATGGCGAGGACGACCTCTTCAACCCTTTCAGGCGGTTCACCTTCAGCCACGTGGGACAAGACGGCGGTCTGCGGCGAGGCCAGCGGCGCCTGCAGGGCGAGGCGGTGGTGCGCGACCTGCTGGTGACGCTGGAGGACGTGATGCACGGCTGCACCAAACACGTGAAGATCACCCGCAGCCGGCTGAACGCCGACGGCCGCAGCCTGCGATCGGAAGACAAGGTGCTAAATGTGGTGGTGAAGAAGGGCTGGAAAGCGGGGACCAAGATCACCTTCCCcagggagggagacgagacaCCCAACAATACCCCCGCAGACATCACCTTCATCCTCAGGGACAAGGAGCACCCCCAGTACAAGAGAGAGGGCTCCAACATCGTCTACACCACCAAGATCACCCTCAAAGAG GCTCTCTGTGGCTGCACAGTTAACGTTCCCACACTGGACAATCGGATGATGCCTCTGCCATgcagtgatgtcatcaaacCCGGCGCCGTCCGGCGGCTGAGGGGCGAAGGCCTGCCCCTGCCCAAGAGCCCGTCCAATCGAGGCGACTTGGTGGTGAAGTTCCAGGTGCTCTTCCCTGACCGGATCCCACCGCAGTCGCGCGAGATCATCAAGCACAGCTTGGCCAATTGCTAG
- the hwa gene encoding protein huluwa isoform X1, with protein sequence MSHTGPTTAPTLTEGYPVTNLTLVVLLLIPCVVVLLLLNCLFLGYKLVVLSRGGGRTRGGAEELLLRSTLPRVGRVSDVAFAPLHGGRRAYVSVSEPVLPHPVTSSRASSRERAGLGHRTRLLRPDGATGSGSLRAPSTIRATSPEAAFSPRPDPPSGSRPHGVGGARWCRSAPLLPQSSDSEAETRVNLVPPNSPTQQTERVGYMYRSSTYGMLTDVNPAAAARVFDKVEMECEYSNLPSETSCPNTSAVGPGLDSDFGASAGVSLRILSADSDGLSNGVLASALEWDYYDPCYVRQNNVPRHKHPRPAIHTKQYWV encoded by the exons ATGTCGCACACGGGTCCGACCACAGCACCCACTCTGACGGAAGGCTACCCCGTGACGAACCTGACTCTGGTGGTCCTTCTGCTCATACCCTGCGTggtcgtgctgctgctgctcaactgCCTCTTCCTGGGGTACAAGCTGGTGGTCCTGTCCAGGGGCGGCGGGCGGACGCGAGGGGGCgcggaggagctgctgctgcggtcCACCTTGCCGAGAGTCGGCAGGGTGTCCGACGTGGCCTTTGCCCCGCTGCACGGCGGGAGGAGAGCCTACGTGTCCGTGTCGGAGCCCGTCCTGCCGCAtcccgtcacctcctccagGGCCTCGTCCAGGGAGAGGGCCGGGCTGGGCCACAGGACCCGGCTCCTGAGGCCGGACGGCGCCACCGGCTCGGGCTCCCTGAGGGCGCCGAGCACGATCCGGGCCACGTCCCCCGAGGCGGCTTTCAGCCCGAGACCCGACCCGCCCTCCGGCTCGCGGCCGCACGGCGTCGGTGGAGCCCGCTGGTGCAGGAGCGCACCGCTTTTACCGCAGTCCAGCGATTCGGAGGCGGAAACCCGAGTGAACCTTGTTCCGCCGAACTCTCCCACG cagcagacagaacgCGTGGGTTATATGTATCGGAGCAGTACTTACGGGATGCTGACAGATGTGAACCCAGCTGCTGCGGCGCGCGTGTTTGACAAAGTTGAAATGGAGTGCGAGTACAGCAACCTGCCTTCAGAGACGTCTTGCCCCAACACATCCGCAGTGGGTCCTGGACTCGACAGCGACTTTGGTGCAAGTGCAG gtgtctCCCTGAGGATtttgtcagcagacagtgaCGGTCTGTCCAACGGTGTGCTGGCCTCGGCTCTGGAGTGGGATTATTACGACCCCTGCTACGTCAGACAGAATAATGTACCTAGGCATAAACACCCCAGGCCAGCGATTCACACCAAACAGTACTGGGTTTGA
- the hwa gene encoding protein huluwa isoform X2: protein MSHTGPTTAPTLTEGYPVTNLTLVVLLLIPCVVVLLLLNCLFLGYKLVVLSRGGGRTRGGAEELLLRSTLPRVGRVSDVAFAPLHGGRRAYVSVSEPVLPHPVTSSRASSRERAGLGHRTRLLRPDGATGSGSLRAPSTIRATSPEAAFSPRPDPPSGSRPHGVGGARWCRSAPLLPQSSDSEAETRVNLVPPNSPTQTERVGYMYRSSTYGMLTDVNPAAAARVFDKVEMECEYSNLPSETSCPNTSAVGPGLDSDFGASAGVSLRILSADSDGLSNGVLASALEWDYYDPCYVRQNNVPRHKHPRPAIHTKQYWV, encoded by the exons ATGTCGCACACGGGTCCGACCACAGCACCCACTCTGACGGAAGGCTACCCCGTGACGAACCTGACTCTGGTGGTCCTTCTGCTCATACCCTGCGTggtcgtgctgctgctgctcaactgCCTCTTCCTGGGGTACAAGCTGGTGGTCCTGTCCAGGGGCGGCGGGCGGACGCGAGGGGGCgcggaggagctgctgctgcggtcCACCTTGCCGAGAGTCGGCAGGGTGTCCGACGTGGCCTTTGCCCCGCTGCACGGCGGGAGGAGAGCCTACGTGTCCGTGTCGGAGCCCGTCCTGCCGCAtcccgtcacctcctccagGGCCTCGTCCAGGGAGAGGGCCGGGCTGGGCCACAGGACCCGGCTCCTGAGGCCGGACGGCGCCACCGGCTCGGGCTCCCTGAGGGCGCCGAGCACGATCCGGGCCACGTCCCCCGAGGCGGCTTTCAGCCCGAGACCCGACCCGCCCTCCGGCTCGCGGCCGCACGGCGTCGGTGGAGCCCGCTGGTGCAGGAGCGCACCGCTTTTACCGCAGTCCAGCGATTCGGAGGCGGAAACCCGAGTGAACCTTGTTCCGCCGAACTCTCCCACG cagacagaacgCGTGGGTTATATGTATCGGAGCAGTACTTACGGGATGCTGACAGATGTGAACCCAGCTGCTGCGGCGCGCGTGTTTGACAAAGTTGAAATGGAGTGCGAGTACAGCAACCTGCCTTCAGAGACGTCTTGCCCCAACACATCCGCAGTGGGTCCTGGACTCGACAGCGACTTTGGTGCAAGTGCAG gtgtctCCCTGAGGATtttgtcagcagacagtgaCGGTCTGTCCAACGGTGTGCTGGCCTCGGCTCTGGAGTGGGATTATTACGACCCCTGCTACGTCAGACAGAATAATGTACCTAGGCATAAACACCCCAGGCCAGCGATTCACACCAAACAGTACTGGGTTTGA
- the atp5fa1 gene encoding ATP synthase subunit alpha, mitochondrial: protein MLSVRVAAALARTLPRRAGFVSKNVAAACVAAKNLHTNRPWLQKTGTAEVSSILEEKILGADTSADLEETGRVLSIGDGIARVYGLRNVQAEEMVEFSSGLKGMSLNLEPDNVGVVVFGNDKLIKEGDIVKRTGAIVDVPVGVELLGRVVDALGNAIDGKGPLGSSIRRRVGLKAPGIIPRISVREPMQTGIKAVDSLVPIGRGQRELIIGDRQTGKTAIAIDTIINQKRFNEGTDEKKKLYCIYVAIGQKRSTVAQLVKRLTDADAMKYTIVVSATASDAAPLQYLAPYSGCSMGEYFRDNGKHALIIYDDLSKQAVAYRQMSLLLRRPPGREAYPGDVFYLHSRLLERAAKMNDNFGGGSLTALPVIETQAGDVSAYIPTNVISITDGQIFLETELFYKGIRPAINVGLSVSRVGSAAQTKAMKQVAGTMKLELAQYREVAAFAQFGSDLDAATQQLLNRGVRLTELLKQGQYCPMAIEEQVTVIYAGVRGHLDKMEPSKITKFEKAFLQHVLSQHQDLLSAIRTDGHISEASDAKLKQIVLNFLSSFE from the exons ATGCTGTCAGTTCGCGTCGCAGCGGCCCTTGCCCGCACCTTGCCTCGACGGGCTGGATTT GTATCCAAGAACGTCGCTGCAGCATGTGTGGCAGCCAAGAATCTGCATACCAATCGACCATGGCTTCAGAAAACAG GCACGGCCGAGGTTTCATCCATTCTGGAGGAGAAGATCTTGGGAGCTGACACCAGTGCTGATTTGGAAGAGACTGGCCGCGTGCTCTCCATCGGTGATGGTATTGCCAGAGTGTACGGTCTGAGGAACGTGCAGGCTGAGGAGATGGTGGAGTTCTCCTCTGGTCTGAAG GGTATGTCTCTGAACTTGGAGCCCGACAACGTTGGTGTCGTGGTGTTCGGTAACGACAAGCTGATCAAGGAGGGCGACATTGTCAAGAGAACGGGGGCCATTGTAGATGTTCCCGTTGGCGTAGAGCTCCTGGGCCGCGTTGTCGATGCTCTGGGAAATGCCATCGACGGAAAG ggCCCCCTTGGCTCCAGCATCCGCAGACGCGTGGGTCTGAAGGCCCCTGGCATCATCCCCCGTATCTCTGTGAGGGAGCCCATGCAGACGGGCATCAAAGCCGTGGACAGTTTGGTCCCCATTGGTCGTGGACAGCGTGAGCTCATCATTGGAGACAGGCAGACCGG CAAAACCGCAATTGCCATCGACACAATCATCAACCAGAAACGCTTCAACGAAGGCACcgatgagaagaagaagctgtatTGCATCTACGTTGCCATCGGCCAGAAGAGATCCACCGTGGCCCAGCTGGTGAAGAGGCTCACCGATGCCGATGCCATGAAGTACACCATCGTGGTGTCTGCCACCGCCTCCGACGCCGCTCCTCTGCAGTACCTGGCCCCCTACTCCGGCTGCTCCATGGGAGAGTACTTCAGAGACAACGGCAAGCACGCGCTGATCATCTATGACGATCTGTCCAAGCAG GCTGTCGCCTACCGTCAGATGTCCTTGCTGCTCCGTCGTCCCCCTGGTCGTGAGGCTTATCCAGGAGATGTCTTCTACTTGCATTCCCGTCTGCTGGAGAGAGCTGCTAAGATGAACGACAACTTTGGCGGCGGCTCCCTCACAGCCCTCCCCGTTATCGAGACACAGGCTGGCGACGTGTCGGCCTACATTCCAACTAACGTCATCTCCATCACAGACggacag ATCTTCTTGGAGACTGAGCTGTTCTACAAGGGTATTCGTCCAGCCATCAATGTGGGTCTGTCCGTGTCACGTGTCGGCTCTGCAGCCCAGACCAAGGCCATGAAGCAG GTGGCTGGCACCATGAAGCTGGAGCTGGCCCAGTACCGTGAGGTGGCTGCCTTCGCTCAGTTTGGTTCCGACTTGGACGCTGCCACTCAGCAGCTGCTGAACCGTGGTGTTCGTCTGACCGAGCTCCTGAAACAGGGGCAGTACT GTCCCATGGCTATTGAAGAACAGGTAACTGTCATTTATGCTGGTGTGAGGGGACACCTGGACAAAATGGAGCCTAGCAAGATCACCAAGTTCGAGAAGGCGTTCCTGCAGCACGTACTGAGCCAGCACCAAGACCTGCTGTCAGCTATTAG GACTGATGGCCATATCTCTGAAGCGTCGGATGCCAAGCTCAAGCAGATTGTGTTGAATTTCCTCTCCAGCTTTGAGTAA
- the c20h18orf25 gene encoding uncharacterized protein C18orf25 homolog isoform X2, protein MKMADLEKAEEFVDAECLDEAQSAMAFVHREQDEHLKTETTTSTSSPPREKEGDSPLHTESEQSLLSMPCLMKELRRDSPDSQHASTGSDKPVSGHIYESDSSNPCMLSPSSSGHLADSDTLSSGEEGVAAPPAGEEGNMEAVNDSGQAGRKQASASATGGRKSRRSRSESEMPPNAMAAKKNRCQPTVAAAGGQEKQTNGKLGKVKGHRSQKHKERMRLLRQKREAAARKKYNLLQDSSTSDSELTCDSSTSTSDDEDDDTSGGSKTIKTDIPAGFRRATERSRVGAQIHGLLDSSSWDRNGIGSVLEEAMTRFAVMQRQTEERFRVWMEKLAHLDSDNDSSKRSSDAPEGQQHHAQGARPSPPSSFLPSSESAETMAAYMLARDNNSLPPTPINNNNILPEVVTQNGNLGVPDPGLLNV, encoded by the exons ATGAAGATGGCTGATTTAGAGAAGGCAGAGGAATTTGTGGATGCCGAGTGCCTTGACGAAGCACAATCAGCCATGGCTTTTGTTCACAGAGAGCAGGATGAGCATCTGAAAACGGAGACCACCACCAGTACAAGCTCACCACCAagggaaaaagagggagacagcCCCTTGCATACAGAGAGTGAGCAGAGTCTCCTCTCCATGCCATGCCTGATGAAAGAGCTCCGCCGAGACTCCCCAGACTCCCAGCATGCCTCTACAGGGAGTGACAAGCCCGTGTCTGGTCATATCTATGAGAGTGACTCCTCAAACCCCTGCATGCTCTCCCCCTCATCCAGTGGCCACCTTGCTGACTCAGACACGCTCTCCTCGGGGGAAGAAGGTGTTGCTGCTCCTCCCGCAGGCGAAGAGGGCAACATGGAGGCTGTAAACGATTCTGGGCAGGCAGGAAGAAAGCAAGCATCTGCCTCGGCAACAGGGGGCAGGAAGTCTCGGCGGTCACGATCAGAGAGCGAGATGCCTCCCAATGCAATGGCTGCGAAGAAAAATCGCTGCCAGCCCACTGTGGCCGCAGCAGGAgggcaggaaaaacaaaccaacggCAAGTTGGGGAAAGTGAAAGGTCACCGGAGCCAGAAACACAAGGAGCGCATGCGTTTGCTCAGGCAAAAACGAGAGGCAGCAGCACGGAAGAAATATAACCTGCTGCAGGACAGCAGTACGAGTGACAGCGAGCTCACGTGTGACTCCAGCACCAGCACCTCTGACGACGAGGATGACGACACTTCAGGAGGTAGCAAGACAATCAAGACAGATATTCCAG CTGGCTTCAGACGTGCAACGGAGAGATCCAGAGTGGGCGCCCAGATTCATGGGCTGCTGGACAGCAGTTCGTGGGACAGGAACGGCATCGGCAGCGTCCTGGAGGAGGCCATGACGCGCTTTGCTGTGATGCAGCGCCAGACCGAGGAGCGCTTCCGCGTCTGGATGGAAAAGCTTGCGCACCTCGACTCGGACAACGACTCGTCCAAGCGCTCAAGTGATGCCCCCGAGGGGCAGCAGCATCACGCCCAGGGGGCACGCCCGTCCCCTCCCAGTTCCTTCTTGCCATCGTCGGAGTCTGCGGAGACAATGGCTGCCTACATGTTGGCGCGAGACAACAACAgtctccctcccacccccataaacaacaacaacatcctacCTGAAGTTGTCACTCAGAATGGAAATCTAGGTGTTCCAGACCCAGGTCTCTTGAATGTTTAG
- the c20h18orf25 gene encoding uncharacterized protein C18orf25 homolog isoform X1 — protein sequence MKMADLEKAEEFVDAECLDEAQSAMAFVHREQDEHLKTETTTSTSSPPREKEGDSPLHTESEQSLLSMPCLMKELRRDSPDSQHASTGSDKPVSGHIYESDSSNPCMLSPSSSGHLADSDTLSSGEEGVAAPPAGEEGNMEAVNDSGQAGRKQASASATGGRKSRRSRSESEMPPNAMAAKKNRCQPTVAAAGGQEKQTNGKLGKVKGHRSQKHKERMRLLRQKREAAARKKYNLLQDSSTSDSELTCDSSTSTSDDEDDDTSGGSKTIKTDIPDGPPVVGHYDISDTDSNQESMCVDTVRPTVIKHELKTHRGQDLAAHTGCVRALSSISGHVEAELSHKESSQRNKGQINIASSDSEVEIVGVQEKPRCAHPCGGVIKSLSSWQESSVEQLNSTNQPQLWTTVSPQPNWVSPPEVVDLTLDEDAGHKYLL from the exons ATGAAGATGGCTGATTTAGAGAAGGCAGAGGAATTTGTGGATGCCGAGTGCCTTGACGAAGCACAATCAGCCATGGCTTTTGTTCACAGAGAGCAGGATGAGCATCTGAAAACGGAGACCACCACCAGTACAAGCTCACCACCAagggaaaaagagggagacagcCCCTTGCATACAGAGAGTGAGCAGAGTCTCCTCTCCATGCCATGCCTGATGAAAGAGCTCCGCCGAGACTCCCCAGACTCCCAGCATGCCTCTACAGGGAGTGACAAGCCCGTGTCTGGTCATATCTATGAGAGTGACTCCTCAAACCCCTGCATGCTCTCCCCCTCATCCAGTGGCCACCTTGCTGACTCAGACACGCTCTCCTCGGGGGAAGAAGGTGTTGCTGCTCCTCCCGCAGGCGAAGAGGGCAACATGGAGGCTGTAAACGATTCTGGGCAGGCAGGAAGAAAGCAAGCATCTGCCTCGGCAACAGGGGGCAGGAAGTCTCGGCGGTCACGATCAGAGAGCGAGATGCCTCCCAATGCAATGGCTGCGAAGAAAAATCGCTGCCAGCCCACTGTGGCCGCAGCAGGAgggcaggaaaaacaaaccaacggCAAGTTGGGGAAAGTGAAAGGTCACCGGAGCCAGAAACACAAGGAGCGCATGCGTTTGCTCAGGCAAAAACGAGAGGCAGCAGCACGGAAGAAATATAACCTGCTGCAGGACAGCAGTACGAGTGACAGCGAGCTCACGTGTGACTCCAGCACCAGCACCTCTGACGACGAGGATGACGACACTTCAGGAGGTAGCAAGACAATCAAGACAGATATTCCAG aCGGGCCTCCTGTAGTGGGTCACTATGATATTTCAGACACTGATTCTAACCAGGAGAGTATGTGTGTGGACACAGTCCGGCCCACGGTGATAAAGCATGAGCTAAAAACGCACAGAGGCCAGGATTTGGCAGCTCACACTGGGTGTGTAAGAGCTCTGAGCTCTATCTCAG gCCACGTGGAGGCCGAGCTGTCGCACAAGGAGAGTTCTCAACGCAACAAGGGCCAGATTAACATTGCTTCCTCTGACAGTGAGGTGGAAATTGTCGGGGTGCAGGAGAAACCAAG ATGTGCCCACCCGTGCGGGGGTGTGATAAAGAGTCTGTCCTCCTGGCAGGAGAGCTCGGTGGAGCAGTTAAACAGCACAAATCAACCACAGCTCTGGACTACTGTCTCTCCCCAGCCTAACTGGGTGTCCCCTCCCGAAGTGGTGGACCTCACGTTGGACGAGGACGCCGGACACAAATACCTACTTTAA
- the c20h18orf25 gene encoding uncharacterized protein C18orf25 homolog isoform X3, whose product MKMADLEKAEEFVDAECLDEAQSAMAFVHREQDEHLKTETTTSTSSPPREKEGDSPLHTESEQSLLSMPCLMKELRRDSPDSQHASTGSDKPVSGHIYESDSSNPCMLSPSSSGHLADSDTLSSGEEGVAAPPAGEEGNMEAVNDSGQAGRKQASASATGGRKSRRSRSESEMPPNAMAAKKNRCQPTVAAAGGQEKQTNGKLGKVKGHRSQKHKERMRLLRQKREAAARKKYNLLQDSSTSDSELTCDSSTSTSDDEDDDTSGGSKTIKTDIPGHVEAELSHKESSQRNKGQINIASSDSEVEIVGVQEKPRCAHPCGGVIKSLSSWQESSVEQLNSTNQPQLWTTVSPQPNWVSPPEVVDLTLDEDAGHKYLL is encoded by the exons ATGAAGATGGCTGATTTAGAGAAGGCAGAGGAATTTGTGGATGCCGAGTGCCTTGACGAAGCACAATCAGCCATGGCTTTTGTTCACAGAGAGCAGGATGAGCATCTGAAAACGGAGACCACCACCAGTACAAGCTCACCACCAagggaaaaagagggagacagcCCCTTGCATACAGAGAGTGAGCAGAGTCTCCTCTCCATGCCATGCCTGATGAAAGAGCTCCGCCGAGACTCCCCAGACTCCCAGCATGCCTCTACAGGGAGTGACAAGCCCGTGTCTGGTCATATCTATGAGAGTGACTCCTCAAACCCCTGCATGCTCTCCCCCTCATCCAGTGGCCACCTTGCTGACTCAGACACGCTCTCCTCGGGGGAAGAAGGTGTTGCTGCTCCTCCCGCAGGCGAAGAGGGCAACATGGAGGCTGTAAACGATTCTGGGCAGGCAGGAAGAAAGCAAGCATCTGCCTCGGCAACAGGGGGCAGGAAGTCTCGGCGGTCACGATCAGAGAGCGAGATGCCTCCCAATGCAATGGCTGCGAAGAAAAATCGCTGCCAGCCCACTGTGGCCGCAGCAGGAgggcaggaaaaacaaaccaacggCAAGTTGGGGAAAGTGAAAGGTCACCGGAGCCAGAAACACAAGGAGCGCATGCGTTTGCTCAGGCAAAAACGAGAGGCAGCAGCACGGAAGAAATATAACCTGCTGCAGGACAGCAGTACGAGTGACAGCGAGCTCACGTGTGACTCCAGCACCAGCACCTCTGACGACGAGGATGACGACACTTCAGGAGGTAGCAAGACAATCAAGACAGATATTCCAG gCCACGTGGAGGCCGAGCTGTCGCACAAGGAGAGTTCTCAACGCAACAAGGGCCAGATTAACATTGCTTCCTCTGACAGTGAGGTGGAAATTGTCGGGGTGCAGGAGAAACCAAG ATGTGCCCACCCGTGCGGGGGTGTGATAAAGAGTCTGTCCTCCTGGCAGGAGAGCTCGGTGGAGCAGTTAAACAGCACAAATCAACCACAGCTCTGGACTACTGTCTCTCCCCAGCCTAACTGGGTGTCCCCTCCCGAAGTGGTGGACCTCACGTTGGACGAGGACGCCGGACACAAATACCTACTTTAA
- the rnf165a gene encoding E3 ubiquitin-protein ligase RNF165 isoform X1 → MVLVHVGYLVLPVFGSVRNRGAHFTRHHNSHATSCRHFHLGAPQAPISAEFPLGHASQPPQTGLAAHLPPAHHPPLTALPAPPQFQDVPGPPFLPQALHQQYLIQQQLLEAQQRRILPHSRRTQERIPLHPHRLRSGYEYSPPLHVPQPMTQQPRYLAEGTDWDLSVDASHPHHQYQLQQLPQHYQHYLASPRMHHFPRNTSSAQVVVHEIRNYPYPQLHLLALQSLNPSRHATAVRESYELLQLEDRLGSVSRGAVQTTIERFTFPHKYKKRKPLQLKIGEDEETDVDEKCTICLSMLEDGEDVRRLPCMHLFHQGCVDQWLATSRKCPICRVDIETQLNPDS, encoded by the exons ATGGTGTTAGTGCACGTCGGATATCTGGTTCTGCCCGTCTTCGGCTCAGTTAGAAATAGAG GAGCGCATTTCACCAGGCATCACAATAGCCATGCTACCTCCTGCCGACACTTTCACCTGGGCGCTCCCCAGGCGCCCATCTCAGCCGAGTTCCCTCTAGGACACGCCAGCCAGCCCCCTCAGACTGGCCTGGCCGCCCACCTACCCCCGGCACATCACCCGCCCCTCACTGCCCTGCCTGCACCCCCCCAGTTCCAGGATGTGCCGGGGCCGCCATTCCTACCTCAGGCCTTACACCAGCAATACCTCATCCAGCAGCAGCTACTTGAAGCGCAGCAACGCCGGATCCTCCCGCACTCCAG AAGAACCCAGGAGCGTATTCCCCTGCACCCCCACAGACTGCGGTCAGGCTACGAAtactcccctcccctccatgtTCCACAGCCAATGACGCAGCAGCCACGGTACCTGGCCGAGGGCACTGACTG GGATCTCAGCGTCGACGCCAGCCACCCTCACCACCAGtaccagctccagcagcttccACAGCACTATCAGCATTACCTGGCCTCCCCTCGAATGCACCACTTCCCCAGGAACACGTCCTCCGCACAAGTG GTTGTGCATGAAATCAGAAACTACCCGTACCCCCAGCTGCACCTGTTGGCGCTGCAAAGTCTGAATCCTTCACGGCATGCCACTGCGGTGCGAGAAAGTTACGAG CTGTTGCAGCTGGAGGATCGGTTGGGGAGTGTCAGCAGAGGAGCTGTTCAGACGACCATCGAGAGATTTACCTTCCCACACAAATACAAGAAG AGGAAGCCACTGCAGCTGAAGATTGGGGAGGACGAGGAAACGGATGTGGATGAGAAATGTACTATCTGTTTATCAATgctggaggacggagaggacgTCAG gagACTGCCCTGCATGCACCTCTTCCACCAGGGCTGCGTGGACCAATGGCTGGCCACCAGCAGGAAGTGTCCAATCTGCCGGGTTGACATCGAGACACAGCTGAACCCTGACAGCTGA
- the rnf165a gene encoding E3 ubiquitin-protein ligase RNF165 isoform X2, which produces MVLVHVGYLVLPVFGSVRNRGAHFTRHHNSHATSCRHFHLGAPQAPISAEFPLGHASQPPQTGLAAHLPPAHHPPLTALPAPPQFQDVPGPPFLPQALHQQYLIQQQLLEAQQRRILPHSRRTQERIPLHPHRLRSGYEYSPPLHVPQPMTQQPRYLAEGTDWDLSVDASHPHHQYQLQQLPQHYQHYLASPRMHHFPRNTSSAQVVVHEIRNYPYPQLHLLALQSLNPSRHATAVRESYEELLQLEDRLGSVSRGAVQTTIERFTFPHKYKKRKPLQLKIGEDEETDVDEKCTICLSMLEDGEDVRRLPCMHLFHQGCVDQWLATSRKCPICRVDIETQLNPDS; this is translated from the exons ATGGTGTTAGTGCACGTCGGATATCTGGTTCTGCCCGTCTTCGGCTCAGTTAGAAATAGAG GAGCGCATTTCACCAGGCATCACAATAGCCATGCTACCTCCTGCCGACACTTTCACCTGGGCGCTCCCCAGGCGCCCATCTCAGCCGAGTTCCCTCTAGGACACGCCAGCCAGCCCCCTCAGACTGGCCTGGCCGCCCACCTACCCCCGGCACATCACCCGCCCCTCACTGCCCTGCCTGCACCCCCCCAGTTCCAGGATGTGCCGGGGCCGCCATTCCTACCTCAGGCCTTACACCAGCAATACCTCATCCAGCAGCAGCTACTTGAAGCGCAGCAACGCCGGATCCTCCCGCACTCCAG AAGAACCCAGGAGCGTATTCCCCTGCACCCCCACAGACTGCGGTCAGGCTACGAAtactcccctcccctccatgtTCCACAGCCAATGACGCAGCAGCCACGGTACCTGGCCGAGGGCACTGACTG GGATCTCAGCGTCGACGCCAGCCACCCTCACCACCAGtaccagctccagcagcttccACAGCACTATCAGCATTACCTGGCCTCCCCTCGAATGCACCACTTCCCCAGGAACACGTCCTCCGCACAAGTG GTTGTGCATGAAATCAGAAACTACCCGTACCCCCAGCTGCACCTGTTGGCGCTGCAAAGTCTGAATCCTTCACGGCATGCCACTGCGGTGCGAGAAAGTTACGAG GAGCTGTTGCAGCTGGAGGATCGGTTGGGGAGTGTCAGCAGAGGAGCTGTTCAGACGACCATCGAGAGATTTACCTTCCCACACAAATACAAGAAG AGGAAGCCACTGCAGCTGAAGATTGGGGAGGACGAGGAAACGGATGTGGATGAGAAATGTACTATCTGTTTATCAATgctggaggacggagaggacgTCAG gagACTGCCCTGCATGCACCTCTTCCACCAGGGCTGCGTGGACCAATGGCTGGCCACCAGCAGGAAGTGTCCAATCTGCCGGGTTGACATCGAGACACAGCTGAACCCTGACAGCTGA